In the genome of Nycticebus coucang isolate mNycCou1 chromosome 12, mNycCou1.pri, whole genome shotgun sequence, one region contains:
- the GLIS2 gene encoding zinc finger protein GLIS2 isoform X1: protein MHSLDEPLDLKLSITKLRAAREKRERTLGVVRPRAVHRELGLVDDSPTPGSPGSPPSGFLLNPKFPEKVEGRFSTAPLVDLSLSPPSGLDSPNGSSSLSPERQGSGDLPPVSAAPDFQPLRYLDGVPSSFQFFLPLGSGGALHLPTSSFLTSPKDKCLSPELPLPKQLVCRWAKVSEGWVGGVGSKAGHPHMGSNPSLAPQCNQLFELLQDLVDHVNDYHVKPEKDAGYCCHWEGCARHGRGFNARYKMLIHIRTHTNEKPHRCPTCNKSFSRLENLKIHNRSHTGEKPYVCPYEGCNKRYSNSSDRFKHTRTHYVDKPYYCKMPGCHKRYTDPSSLRKHIKAHGHFVSHEQQELLQLRLPPKPPLPTPDGSPYVSGAQIIIPNPAALFGGPGLPGLPLPLAPGPLDLSALACSNGGGGGGGGGMGPGLPGPVLPLNLAKNPLLPSPFGASGLGLPVVSLLAGSAGGKAEGEKGHGLVPTRALNMEGRKTPLERTESSCSRPSPDRLPLLPGTVLDLSTGVSSATSSPEALASGWVVIPPGSVLLKPAVVN, encoded by the exons ATGCACTCCTTGGATGAGCCACTTGACCTGAAACTAAGCATCACCAAGCTCCGGGCTGcgagagaaaagagggaaaggacACTGGGTGTGGTCCGGCCCCGTGCTGTGCACAGGGAACTTGGCTTGGTGGACGACAGCCCCACGCCTGGCTCCCCAGGCTCCCCGCCCTCAG GCTTCCTGCTGAACCCCAAGTTCCCCGAGAAGGTAGAAGGACGCTTTTCAACAGCCCCTCTAGTGGACCTCAGCTTGTCCCCACCATCTGGGCTGGACTCCCCCAACGGCAGCAGCTCACTGTCCCCTGAGCGCCAGGGCAGTGGAGACCTGCCCCCAGTGTCTGCTGCTCCG GACTTCCAGCCGCTGCGCTACTTGGACGGTGTCCCTAGCTCCTTCCAGTTCTTCCTACCCCTGGGCTCTGGAGGGGCTCTGCACCTGCCTacttcctccttcctcacctccccCAAGGACAAGTGCCTCTCGCCAGAGCTGCCCCTGCCCAAGCAGCTGGTGTGTCGATGGGCCAAGGTGAGTGAGGGCTGGGTAGGTGGTGTGGGATCCAAGGCAGGCCACCCCCACATGGGCTCAAATCCCTCTCTGGCCCCACAGTGTAACCAGCTCTTTGAGCTCTTGCAAGACCTGGTGGACCATGTCAATGACTACCACGTCAAGCCTGAGAAGGATGCGGGGTACTGCTGCCACTGGGAGGGCTGTGCCCGCCACGGCCGTGGCTTCAACGCCAG GTACAAGATGCTTATCCACATCCGCACGCACACCAATGAGAAGCCGCACCGCTGCCCCACCTGCAACAAGAGCTTTTCCCGCCTGGAGAACCTGAAGATCCACAACCGCTCACACACAG GCGAGAAGCCCTATGTCTGCCCCTATGAGGGCTGCAACAAACGCTACTCCAACTCAAGTGACCGCTTCAAGCACACGCGCACCCACTATGTGGACAAGCCCTACTACTGCAAGATGCCTGGCTGCCACAAGCGCTACACGGACCCCAGCTCGCTGCGCAAGCACATCAAGGCCCATGGTCACTTCGTGTCTCACGAGCAGCAAGAGCTCCTGCAGCTGCGTCTACCCCCTAAACCACCACTGCCCACCCCTGACGGCAGCCCCTATGTCAGTGGGGCCCAGATCATCATCCCCAACCCTGCTGCCCTCTTCGGAGGCCCTGGCCTGCCCGGCCTGCCCCTGCCCTTGGCTCCTGGCCCCCTTGACCTCAGTGCCCTAGCCTGTAGCAATGGCGGGGgcggtgggggtggtgggggaatGGGTCCTGGGCTGCCAGGCCCCGTCCTACCCCTCAATCTGGCCAAGAACCCACTGCTGCCCTCGCCCTTTGGGGCTAGTGGACTGGGCCTGCCTGTGGTATCTCTACTTGCTGGCTCTGCTGGCGGCAAGGCCGAGGGAGAGAAGGGGCATGGGCTAGTGCCCACCAGGGCCCTCAACATGGAGGGTCGCAAGACACCCCTTGAAAGGACGGAGAGCAGCTGCTCCCGACCTAGCCCAGACAGACTCCCCTtgctgccaggcactgtgctggaccTGTCCACAGGCGTCAGCTCGGCGACCAGCAGCCCAGAGGCACTGGCCTCTGGCTGGGTGGTCATCCCACCAGGATCTGTGCTGCTCAAACCAGCTGTGGTGAACTAA
- the GLIS2 gene encoding zinc finger protein GLIS2 isoform X2, with amino-acid sequence MHSLDEPLDLKLSITKLRAAREKRERTLGVVRPRAVHRELGLVDDSPTPGSPGSPPSGFLLNPKFPEKVEGRFSTAPLVDLSLSPPSGLDSPNGSSSLSPERQGSGDLPPVSAAPDFQPLRYLDGVPSSFQFFLPLGSGGALHLPTSSFLTSPKDKCLSPELPLPKQLVCRWAKCNQLFELLQDLVDHVNDYHVKPEKDAGYCCHWEGCARHGRGFNARYKMLIHIRTHTNEKPHRCPTCNKSFSRLENLKIHNRSHTGEKPYVCPYEGCNKRYSNSSDRFKHTRTHYVDKPYYCKMPGCHKRYTDPSSLRKHIKAHGHFVSHEQQELLQLRLPPKPPLPTPDGSPYVSGAQIIIPNPAALFGGPGLPGLPLPLAPGPLDLSALACSNGGGGGGGGGMGPGLPGPVLPLNLAKNPLLPSPFGASGLGLPVVSLLAGSAGGKAEGEKGHGLVPTRALNMEGRKTPLERTESSCSRPSPDRLPLLPGTVLDLSTGVSSATSSPEALASGWVVIPPGSVLLKPAVVN; translated from the exons ATGCACTCCTTGGATGAGCCACTTGACCTGAAACTAAGCATCACCAAGCTCCGGGCTGcgagagaaaagagggaaaggacACTGGGTGTGGTCCGGCCCCGTGCTGTGCACAGGGAACTTGGCTTGGTGGACGACAGCCCCACGCCTGGCTCCCCAGGCTCCCCGCCCTCAG GCTTCCTGCTGAACCCCAAGTTCCCCGAGAAGGTAGAAGGACGCTTTTCAACAGCCCCTCTAGTGGACCTCAGCTTGTCCCCACCATCTGGGCTGGACTCCCCCAACGGCAGCAGCTCACTGTCCCCTGAGCGCCAGGGCAGTGGAGACCTGCCCCCAGTGTCTGCTGCTCCG GACTTCCAGCCGCTGCGCTACTTGGACGGTGTCCCTAGCTCCTTCCAGTTCTTCCTACCCCTGGGCTCTGGAGGGGCTCTGCACCTGCCTacttcctccttcctcacctccccCAAGGACAAGTGCCTCTCGCCAGAGCTGCCCCTGCCCAAGCAGCTGGTGTGTCGATGGGCCAAG TGTAACCAGCTCTTTGAGCTCTTGCAAGACCTGGTGGACCATGTCAATGACTACCACGTCAAGCCTGAGAAGGATGCGGGGTACTGCTGCCACTGGGAGGGCTGTGCCCGCCACGGCCGTGGCTTCAACGCCAG GTACAAGATGCTTATCCACATCCGCACGCACACCAATGAGAAGCCGCACCGCTGCCCCACCTGCAACAAGAGCTTTTCCCGCCTGGAGAACCTGAAGATCCACAACCGCTCACACACAG GCGAGAAGCCCTATGTCTGCCCCTATGAGGGCTGCAACAAACGCTACTCCAACTCAAGTGACCGCTTCAAGCACACGCGCACCCACTATGTGGACAAGCCCTACTACTGCAAGATGCCTGGCTGCCACAAGCGCTACACGGACCCCAGCTCGCTGCGCAAGCACATCAAGGCCCATGGTCACTTCGTGTCTCACGAGCAGCAAGAGCTCCTGCAGCTGCGTCTACCCCCTAAACCACCACTGCCCACCCCTGACGGCAGCCCCTATGTCAGTGGGGCCCAGATCATCATCCCCAACCCTGCTGCCCTCTTCGGAGGCCCTGGCCTGCCCGGCCTGCCCCTGCCCTTGGCTCCTGGCCCCCTTGACCTCAGTGCCCTAGCCTGTAGCAATGGCGGGGgcggtgggggtggtgggggaatGGGTCCTGGGCTGCCAGGCCCCGTCCTACCCCTCAATCTGGCCAAGAACCCACTGCTGCCCTCGCCCTTTGGGGCTAGTGGACTGGGCCTGCCTGTGGTATCTCTACTTGCTGGCTCTGCTGGCGGCAAGGCCGAGGGAGAGAAGGGGCATGGGCTAGTGCCCACCAGGGCCCTCAACATGGAGGGTCGCAAGACACCCCTTGAAAGGACGGAGAGCAGCTGCTCCCGACCTAGCCCAGACAGACTCCCCTtgctgccaggcactgtgctggaccTGTCCACAGGCGTCAGCTCGGCGACCAGCAGCCCAGAGGCACTGGCCTCTGGCTGGGTGGTCATCCCACCAGGATCTGTGCTGCTCAAACCAGCTGTGGTGAACTAA
- the PAM16 gene encoding mitochondrial import inner membrane translocase subunit TIM16 isoform X1, with protein sequence MAKYLAQIIVMGVQVVGRAFARALRQEFAASRAAADARGRAGHQSAAASNLSGLSLQEAQQILNISKLSPEEIQKNYEHLFKVNDKSMGGSFYLQSKKEEEAVDTEAHTEGRGHGRNAKTPEARTETKNSSLETLRQHGPLIP encoded by the exons ATG GCTAAGTACCTGGCCCAGATCATTGTGATGGGGGTGCAGGTGGTGGGCAGGGCCTTCGCCCGGGCCTTGCGGCAGGAATTTGCAG CTAGCCGGGCAGCAGCTGATGCCCGGGGACGTGCTGGACACCAGTCTGCAGCTGCATCCaacctctctggcctcagcctccaggaggcACAGCAGATTCTCAACATCTCCAAGCTGAGCCCTGAGGAGATACAGAAG AACTATGAACACTTGTTTAAGGTGAATGACAAATCTATGGGTGGCTCCTTCTACTTGCAGTCAAAG aaagaagaggaagctgTGGACACAGAGGCACACACAGAAGGAAGAGGCCACGGTAGGAATGCCAAGACACCAGAAGCCAGGACAGAGACGAAAAATTCTTCCCTAGAAACTTTGAGGCAGCATGGCCCACtgataccttga
- the PAM16 gene encoding mitochondrial import inner membrane translocase subunit TIM16 isoform X2, whose translation MAKYLAQIIVMGVQVVGRAFARALRQEFAASRAAADARGRAGHQSAAASNLSGLSLQEAQQILNISKLSPEEIQKNYEHLFKVNDKSMGGSFYLQSKVVRAKERLDEELRIQAQEDREKGQTPKT comes from the exons ATG GCTAAGTACCTGGCCCAGATCATTGTGATGGGGGTGCAGGTGGTGGGCAGGGCCTTCGCCCGGGCCTTGCGGCAGGAATTTGCAG CTAGCCGGGCAGCAGCTGATGCCCGGGGACGTGCTGGACACCAGTCTGCAGCTGCATCCaacctctctggcctcagcctccaggaggcACAGCAGATTCTCAACATCTCCAAGCTGAGCCCTGAGGAGATACAGAAG AACTATGAACACTTGTTTAAGGTGAATGACAAATCTATGGGTGGCTCCTTCTACTTGCAGTCAAAG GTGGTCCGCGCAAAGGAGCGCCTGGATGAGGAGCTCAGAATCCAGGcccaggaagacagagagaaagggcaGACGCCCAAAACGTGA